ATCCTCTGGATTTCGAGAGCAAGGAACAGGTGGTATCCATCCTGGATCACTATAACAGCCGGATGGAAGAAGAAGGAAAAGACGAGCAGGTGATCACCTATACTGATCTGGTAGGCTCCATGATGTCCTCTGTCACGGACATCATAGACATTATCAGCTATGTACTGATCGCCTTTGTGGCCATTTCCCTGATCGTATCCTCCATCATGATCGGCGTTATCACCTACATCAGCGTTCTGGAACGTAAGAAAGAGATCGGCATCCTCCGGGCCATTGGATCCTCCAAGCAGAACATCTCCCAGGTGTTCAACGCGGAGACCTTCATCATTGGCCTGTGCGCCGGACTGATCGGTATCGGGGCAACCCTTCTGATCCTGATCCCCGGCAACGCCCTGATCCATCACATTGCGGACACCAACGACGTCAATGCGTTCCTGCCTGTAGTTCCAGCCGTGATCCTGATCCTGTTAAGCGTGATCCTGACTCTGCTGGGAGGTCTTATCCCTTCCCGCAAGGCGGCAAAAAGCGATCCGGTAACGGCACTGCGAACAGAATAATCTGACATTCCAAAAGCAGCCACACAAAAATCCCGTGTGGCTGCTTTTAACAATTCATATACAGGGAAACAGCAGCGTAAGAGAAAACCGCTCTCTGCTTTGCTCCGTCCGGCAGGTCCCTCCCATCCGCTCCATCATATTTTTCACATTGACAAGACCGATCCTTGTGCTCTCCACCGTTCCTTCCGGTATACCGATCCCATTTACAAAAGTCAGCCGCACTGCGCCGCAGCTAACATCACAGCAAATGACTACCGGCTCATTTTTGCATGCATATTTCACAATATTGGACGTAATATTGTCCAGGATACGGACAACATAGGTCCTGTCTGCCCGAATCCTTTTCTCCTCCCAGTCCATATGGACTTCCGTCTGAAATCCTTTCTCCTCCAGATAGCTGCAAGTCTCCGAGAGCAGATCATAGAGCACCTCCCGGTACTGCTCCGGCTTCTCCAGCCTTGGACTTTCCTCCCCCGCCACCAGCGCGTACCGAAAGAGATGGTCTGACAACTGTTTCAGCCGCCGGGCCTTCTCCTCGATCTTCCTCAGATATTCCTGAAGTTTCTCTTCACTGATCCCTTTTCCTTTCCGCAGGATCTCTGTATACAGCAGGATCGAAGTCAGCGGGGTCCGCAGATCGTGGGACATCTCCGTCACGATCTCCTGGTTCGCCTTCGCAAGCTGCGCCTCCTGTTCCATCTGCTCCTTAAGGGAACAGCGCATGGCTTCCAGCCCTTTCGCCAGCACAGCCAGTTCATCTTTCCCCTCCACGGTGATCGGATATTCCAGATCCCCGCCTTCCAGGATCTGAACCTCACGTCCCAGCTGGCGGATATAGTCCATCTTTCTCCTTACTCCCCAGAGCACCAGCCCGAGAAACAGGAAAAACGCTGCCAAAAGTTCCAGGATCATGACGAAATTATATAACTGATACTGATAGGCTCCGTAGAAGACCACTTCTCCGTTTCCGTCCGGGAACCGAACCGGATAATAGTTCTCCCGCGAGTTGTACTTCTGTTCCCTCTCCTCTTCCGTAAGATTTTCCATATCCCGAAGGTAATAGGAATCGTAGACCAGCCATTGATCCTGATAGATCTTCAGCGCCAGGATCTTCTGCTCCTTCACCCACTCTGTGATCTTTTTCCCGTCTTTTATGCTGATCTCATTATCTGTCACATAATCCTGCAGGTTCTCCGTATATTCTCTTTCCCTGCGCTCCACATAATCACTGCTCTGATACCAGCAGGCTACAAGATAATCTCCCGCGAAACTCAAAAAATAAAAGAAAAGAACCCCGGCCGCCAGCGCGCCGGCTACCAGCCGCAGCAGCAGAAAGGAAAGAGAGTCCTTTCTGTTAAGCGCTGCCATCGAATCGATACCCCTTTCCCCAAACTGTCTGGATCCTCCTGGGATTCTGCGGATCCTCTTCTATCTTCAGGCGAAGCTTCCGGATATGCACAGTGACGGTGGAATTACAGTTGTAGAAATAAGGCTCCTCCCAAATGCTTTCATAAAGATTTCTGGCCGAGAAAACTTTCCGCGGGTGGGACATCAAAAGTTTCAGGATCCCATATTCTGTCTCTGTCAGATCTCTTTCCGTTCCACTTACATAAACCTGATTATATTCCTTATGAAGGCGGATATCCCCAGCCTCCAGATATTCCTCCTGTCCGTCCCCCTCCAGAATCTTTTTCCCGCTGTAAACCCTGTAACGGCGCAGCAATGCCTTGACTCTTGCCAGAAGTTCTGTATAGGAGAATGGTTTCGCCAGATAATCGTCCCCGCCGGCCATCAGTCCGATTAGCTTGTCCGATTCCTGCGCTTTGGCCGTCAGAAAAAGCACCGGGACATACGACCTCTTGCGGATCTCCCGGCAGGTACACAGCCCTGACATCCCCGGCATCATCACGTCCAGGATCACCAGATCCGTAGACTCCTCCAATGCCGCAAGGCCTTTTGCCCCATCCGGCGCCTCCCGGACTTCATAATTCTCACTTTCCAGAAGAATACGCACCCCTTCCCGGATATCCGGGTCGTCCTCAATGATCAATATCTGTTCCTTCTCCATAGGTTTTCTATCCTTTCTTCGCAGTTCCGCTACGGATCTTCAGAAGTTTTGGTCCTGCTTCTTCGGCAAACTTCTCTGCGTTTTCATCCCATTCTTCAAATCCTTCCATCCCGCGCCGGTCCGGAAGCTCCCTGGATTCTGCCAGAAATTTCCCCAGATGTCTGGTTACCTTCTCAGCCCCTGACAGGTTCAGATGATCCCCCTTGTCCGCTGTGTCTGTCTCCCAGTTGATCCCCAGTTCCTCCAGATTCAGATCCAGATAAGTCAGACCTTTTTCCTTTGCAAAGGCCGCCAGGCCATTATGCTTCCTGAAATTATAATTCACCGGGGAGGGGCCGCTGTAAAGCAAAAGATCCGCCCCGTTCTCCCTGCACAGCTTTATGATCTTGTCCATATAGCGCAAGTTCATCTTTTCAATCTTCTTCTGTTCGGTGGTCTCTTTCATATAGCTTCCTTCCCGATAGGGTTTGACTCCCGTCCGAATCCGGAACCCCTTATACGCTTCACCCTGATAACGCTCTCCGGTCAGAAGCGGTTTCCACACATCATGAAAACGGAAAATCGGGAAATAATAACTTCGCAGTTCACTCAACAAGGTCTGGATTCCTGCCATATCCCCTTTATAACGATATATTACATTTGTCTCCAGAAGCACCACTTTAGGAGATTGTGTTTTAAAAGCCGTCTTCAAGGCATAGTAGCTTTCCTGGATCTTTTGTCCCGGTTTTCCACAGACATAGGCAGTGATCCCCTGTTCCTGCCACAGCTGCATGGGAGAGACTGTAGTATAACTTTCACTGTCTCCCACTACAAGCAGGTCGATGGTATGTTCTTTCTCTCCCTGGATCCCTGCAATACTCTTATTTCCTTCCAGCAGAAGACCTGCATCTTCTTTCACAAGCCTGACCACTCCCTGGGAAAGGAAAAGAAGGATGCACAGCAGGATCCCTGTAAACGCGCCTGCTCCTCCCAGTTTTCTGATCCCTGTTTTTAACTTCTTCTTAAAATCCCGCATAAATCAAATCCACCTGTTGATATCCTGTTCCATATGCTCCAAAGATCACTACCGCCAAGATCAGGCTGTAGCAAAGTCCCCAGCGCAGAGAAGGCCTCATCTCCTCCAGCGCCGCCTCCCGGATCCATCCTCTCTCCCTGGCCAT
This window of the Massilistercora timonensis genome carries:
- a CDS encoding response regulator transcription factor, giving the protein MEKEQILIIEDDPDIREGVRILLESENYEVREAPDGAKGLAALEESTDLVILDVMMPGMSGLCTCREIRKRSYVPVLFLTAKAQESDKLIGLMAGGDDYLAKPFSYTELLARVKALLRRYRVYSGKKILEGDGQEEYLEAGDIRLHKEYNQVYVSGTERDLTETEYGILKLLMSHPRKVFSARNLYESIWEEPYFYNCNSTVTVHIRKLRLKIEEDPQNPRRIQTVWGKGYRFDGSA
- a CDS encoding HAMP domain-containing sensor histidine kinase encodes the protein MAALNRKDSLSFLLLRLVAGALAAGVLFFYFLSFAGDYLVACWYQSSDYVERREREYTENLQDYVTDNEISIKDGKKITEWVKEQKILALKIYQDQWLVYDSYYLRDMENLTEEEREQKYNSRENYYPVRFPDGNGEVVFYGAYQYQLYNFVMILELLAAFFLFLGLVLWGVRRKMDYIRQLGREVQILEGGDLEYPITVEGKDELAVLAKGLEAMRCSLKEQMEQEAQLAKANQEIVTEMSHDLRTPLTSILLYTEILRKGKGISEEKLQEYLRKIEEKARRLKQLSDHLFRYALVAGEESPRLEKPEQYREVLYDLLSETCSYLEEKGFQTEVHMDWEEKRIRADRTYVVRILDNITSNIVKYACKNEPVVICCDVSCGAVRLTFVNGIGIPEGTVESTRIGLVNVKNMMERMGGTCRTEQSRERFSLTLLFPCI
- a CDS encoding SGNH/GDSL hydrolase family protein → MRDFKKKLKTGIRKLGGAGAFTGILLCILLFLSQGVVRLVKEDAGLLLEGNKSIAGIQGEKEHTIDLLVVGDSESYTTVSPMQLWQEQGITAYVCGKPGQKIQESYYALKTAFKTQSPKVVLLETNVIYRYKGDMAGIQTLLSELRSYYFPIFRFHDVWKPLLTGERYQGEAYKGFRIRTGVKPYREGSYMKETTEQKKIEKMNLRYMDKIIKLCRENGADLLLYSGPSPVNYNFRKHNGLAAFAKEKGLTYLDLNLEELGINWETDTADKGDHLNLSGAEKVTRHLGKFLAESRELPDRRGMEGFEEWDENAEKFAEEAGPKLLKIRSGTAKKG